The proteins below are encoded in one region of Salvelinus alpinus chromosome 27, SLU_Salpinus.1, whole genome shotgun sequence:
- the atp5mj gene encoding ATP synthase subunit ATP5MJ, mitochondrial → MCILLLLCLRQKKTDIPARSATHETLLFALDSDLLRTGHHILKMAGRVFTSWWAKMSPYYAGAYQEMWVGLGVMTYLYYKVSYGGKKAVKGKPAH, encoded by the exons ATGTGCATTCTACTACTCCTCTGCTTGAGGCAAAAGAAAACTGATATCCCAGCACGCTCTGCGACACACGAAACACTGTTGTTTGCGTTGGACAGTGACCTTCTTCGCACCGGGCATCACATACTGAAG ATGGCAGGGCGTGTATTTACAAGCTGGTGGGCCAAGATGAGCCCTTACTACGCTGGGGCGTACCAGGAGATGTGGGTCGGCCTGGGTGTCATGACATACCTGTACTACAAAGTTTCTTATGGGG GAAAGAAAGCAGTTAAAGGAA AGCCTGCACATTGA